Proteins found in one Coffea eugenioides isolate CCC68of chromosome 5, Ceug_1.0, whole genome shotgun sequence genomic segment:
- the LOC113772016 gene encoding chaperone protein dnaJ 11, chloroplastic, translating to MSFAVNRITICAAVSEASPPAVETRTKPGNLYQVLRVKQNASQVEIKTAYRTLAKIYHPDVAAVAAKHPEESLDGCDFIEIHKAYSTLSDPDSRTVYDLTLTIGSQPQPLGVNYSAPGGFRRHAGFYTTRRWETDQCW from the coding sequence ATGTCCTTTGCTGTAAATAGGATTACGATTTGCGCAGCTGTATCCGAGGCATCACCGCCGGCGGTGGAGACTAGGACAAAGCCCGGAAATCTCTATCAGGTGCTAAGAGTGAAGCAGAACGCGTCTCAAGTAGAGATCAAGACGGCGTACAGGACACTAGCCAAGATTTATCACCCGGACGTCGCCGCCGTCGCTGCTAAGCACCCGGAGGAGTCCTTGGACGGATGCGATTTCATTGAAATTCACAAGGCTTATTCGACGCTGTCTGATCCGGATTCGAGGACAGTTTATGACTTGACCTTGACTATTGGGAGCCAACCACAACCGCTGGGGGTTAATTACTCGGCGCCGGGTGGGTTTCGGAGGCATGCCGGGTTTTATACGACCCGGAGGTGGGAAACGGATCAATGCTGGTAA
- the LOC113772343 gene encoding uncharacterized protein LOC113772343, protein MCCGARICMFCTCLILAVIVIGFLFGFGVFKHGFHKLEDTLHACDPAAASSCGGSSMKRPFLGFNAPPPY, encoded by the coding sequence ATGTGTTGTGGGGCCAGAATTTGCATGTTCTGCACATGCCTGATTTTGGCGGTGATAGTCATCGGATTCTTGTTTGGATTTGGAGTTTTCAAGCATGGTTTTCACAAGTTGGAGGACACCCTGCATGCCTGTGATCCCGCTGCCGCCTCCTCATGCGGCGGCTCCTCCATGAAGAGGCCCTTCTTAGGCTTCAACGCCCCTCCTCCCTATTAG
- the LOC113770135 gene encoding enhancer of mRNA-decapping protein 4-like isoform X1: MASPGNPNQPGGGPFDMHKFFKPSSPSSAAAAAAAVVPNPTSSTPTPPPSSSPNPQNPNNPNLISGPFPPPSASYPPPTGGAPGGAYSYAPQTSPFHHHPPPQFHHHHHHLPQFSNSGSNPQQLQPDPSSQFTSNLHQQRSMSFPTPPLQPPLSGPLHHQFPQNPGNNNNNVGNSSGSNATNQNPGARLMALLSAPPSTLEIPPQPAMPMPPIQPTNSGGSDFSNPQSLPMMGSGPNVGFPHPGPMRMPSSKLPKGRHLIGDHVVYDIDVRLPGEVQPQLEVTPITKYGSDPGLVLGRQIAVNKTYICYGLKLGAIRVLNINTALRSLLKGLAQRVTDMAFFAEDVHLLASASVDGRVYVWKITEGPDEEDKPQITGKIAIAVQFTGEGESVHPRVCWHCHKQEVLVVGIGRRILKIDTTKVGRGEAYSAEEPLKCPVDKLIDGVQLVGNHDGEITDLSMCQWMTTRLVSASVDGTIKIWEDRKMLPIAVLRPHDGQPVNSVTFLAAPHRPDHIILITGGPLNKEIKIWASASEEGWLLPSDSESWHCIQTLELKSSAEARIEEAFFNQVVALSQAGLLLLANAKKNAIYAVHLDYGPNPTATRMDYVAEFTVTMPILSFTGTSDLLPHGEQIVQVYCVQTQAIQQYALELSQCLPPPLDNAMLDKADSIVSRDALSNDGYVSSELSESRATEIPLSGSAPKLSIRDIGSENAAPVIHPVSSVSVESVTSQDFVASSMESKPVSLPAVTANADIASIPSPPLPLSPRLSRNLSGLRSPLKSLDPGSSFSDRGGDAKIIEYSVDRQLDAIHPTLSDVPSLDGESRNEESKVLRDDISTTLSHPVQFKHPTHLVTPSEILMANSSSEVNHINEQKSEGELNIQDVVINTDGRNVEVEVKVVGETRFSQNSDIGSHEELHNFVSENKEKSFYSQASDLGIEMARECRALSPETYIVEETRQFDAASGSETPAQPSTTEEEARDSAKDVSGKIADSAIPAPVQQTTASNSKGKKQKGKNNQGSGLSSPSPFNSTDSSNEAGASSTIPSVETVYSQIQAMQESINQLMSMQKDVQKQMNMMVAVPVTKEGRRLEAALGKNTEKAVKANADALWARLQEENAKQEKSSRDRTQQIANLITSCLNKDLPAIVEKAVKKELGAVGQAVGRTITPSIEKAVSTAITEAFQKGVADKAVNQLEKSVNSKLEATVARQIQTQFQTSGKQALQETLKSSLEASVIPAFEISCRSMFEQVDATFQKGMGEHATAALQQFDSSHSPLALALRDAISSASSMTQTLSSELADGHRKLLALAVAGANSKVTNPLVSQLSNGPLAGLHEKLEAPLDPTKELSRLITERKYEEAFTAALQRSDVFIVSWLCSQVDLQGILSMNPLPLSQGVLLSLLQQISCDVSKETPRKLSWMRDILSAINPTDQVIAVHVRPIFEQVYQILNHHRSLPSTSGADLSSIRLIMHVINSMLMTCK, encoded by the exons ATGGCTTCCCCTGGCAATCCAAATCAACCAGGTGGAGGACCATTTGATATGCATAAATTCTTCAAGCCCTCTTCACCGTcatctgctgctgctgctgctgctgctgttgtcCCCAACCCTACATCTTCTACTCCTActcctcctccttcttcttccCCCAATCCCCAAAACCCTAATAACCCTAATTTGATTTCTGGCCCATTCCCACCTCCTTCCGCCTCTTATCCACCTCCTACTGGTGGCGCCCCTGGTGGGGCCTACTCCTACGCTCCTCAGACCTCGCCTTTCCACCACCATCCTCCACCCCAAtttcaccaccaccaccaccatctTCCCCAATTTAGTAACAGTGGTTCTAATCCTCAACAACTTCAGCCGGATCCCTCCTCTCAGTTTACTAGTAATTTGCACCAGCAGAGGTCCATGTCCTTTCCTACACCCCCGCTTCAGCCTCCTCTTTCTGGCCCTCTCCATCACCAGTTCCCCCAAAATCCCggtaataataacaataatgttGGCAACAGCAGTGGGAGTAATGCCACTAACCAGAATCCAGGGGCGAGGCTGATGGCTTTGTTGAGTGCTCCGCCTTCTACCCTCGAAATCCCGCCACAACCAGCCATGCCAATGCCTCCCATTCAGCCTACTAACTCTGGGGGATCAGATTTTTCCAACCCCCAAAGTTTGCCCATGATGGGTTCTGGCCCGAATGTGGGTTTTCCCCATCCGGGGCCAATGCGGATGCCGAGCAGTAAGCTGCCAAAGGGGCGGCATTTGATAGGTGATCACGTGGTTTATGACATTGATGTTAGGTTGCCGGGTGAGGTGCAGCCTCAGCTCGAGGTTACTCCAATTACCAAGTATGGTTCAGACCCTGGTCTGGTTCTTGGAAGGCAGATTGCGGTGAATAAGACTTACATTTGCTATGGACTCAAATTAGGAGCTATTCGGGTTCTCAATATCAATACGGCATTGAGATCCTTACTTAAGGGCCTTGCCCAG AGGGTCACAGACATGGCTTTCTTTGCTGAGGATGTTCATCTTTTGGCTAG TGCAAGCGTAGATGGGCGTGTATATGTTTGGAAGATTACTGAAGGTCCAGATGAGGAAGACAAGCCCCAAATTACCGGAAAGATAGCTATTGCAGTTCAGTTCACCGGAGAAGGTGAATCCGTTCATCCACGAGTCTGTTGGCATTGTCATAAGCAA GAAGTTCTTGTTGTTGGCATTGGAAGGCGTATCCTGAAGATTGATACCACAAAGGTCGGAAGAGGAGAAGCATATTCAGCAGAAGAACCACTCAAATGTCCTGTTGATAAGCTGATTGATGGGGTACAACTTGTTGGGAACCATGATGGAGAAATAACCGATCTTTCAATGTGTCAGTGGATGACCACTCGTTTGGTGTCTGCTTCAGTGGATGGCACG ATAAAGATATGGGAAGATCGCAAGATGCTTCCAATTGCTGTGCTGCGGCCACATGATGGTCAGCCGGTTAACTCTGTTACATTCCTTGCTGCCCCACACCGTCCAGATCATATCATACTCATCACAGGG GGTCCCTTAAATAAGGAAATAAAGATATGGGCATCAGCAAGTGAAGAGGGCTGGTTGCTTCCCAGTGATTCTGAATCTTGGCATTGTATTCAGACTTTAGAGTTGAAAAGTTCAGCTGAAGCCCGTATCGAGGAGGCATTCTTTAATCAAGTTGTTGCATTGTCTCAAGCTGGTCTTCTCTTACTAgcaaatgccaaaaaaaatgCTATATATGCGGTGCACTTGGATTATGGTCCAAACCCAACAGCAACCCGAATGGATTATGTAGCAGAATTTACTGTCACCATGCCAATTTTGAGTTTTACTGGGACTAGTGATTTGCTACCTCATGGTGAACAGATTGTTCAGGTGTATTGCGTCCAGACACAAGCTATTCAGCAGTATGCTCTGGAATTATCCCAATGTTTACCACCCCCATTGGATAATGCAATGCTCGACAAAGCAGACTCTATTGTATCACGTGACGCTCTCAGTAATGATGGATATGTTTCTTCTGAGCTCTCTGAAAGCAGAGCAACCGAAATACCTTTATCTGGTTCTGCCCCAAAACTCTCCATACGAGACATTGGTTCTGAGAATGCTGCTCCTGTGATACATCCAGTCAGTTCAGTTTCTGTTGAGTCAGTTACCTCACAGGATTTTGTTGCTTCAAGTATGGAATCTAAACCAGTTTCTTTGCCAGCAGTAACTGCTAATGCTGATATTGCTTCCATCCCATCTCCTCCACTTCCTTTGAGTCCTAGGTTGTCTCGTAACCTATCTGGTTTAAGAAGTCCCTTGAAAAGCTTGGACCCAGGGTCCTCATTTAGCGATCGTGGTGGAGATGCAAAAATCATTGAGTATTCAGTTGACAGGCAATTGGATGCAATTCATCCAACTTTGTCTGATGTTCCTTCATTGGATGGTGAATCTAGAAACGAAGAAAGTAAGGTTCTGCGTGATGATATTTCCACTACTCTCAGTCATCCTGTTCAGTTCAAGCACCCCACTCATCTTGTGACACCTTCTGAGATATTGATGGCCAATTCTTCATCAGAAGTTAACCACATTAATGAGCAGAAAAGCGAGGGTGAATTAAATATTCAAGATGTAGTAATCAACACTGACGGGCGAAATGTCGAAGTGGAGGTTAAGGTTGTGGGTGAAACTAGATTTAGTCAGAATAGTGATATTGGTTCTCATGAAGAACTTCACAATTTTGTATCAGAAAACAAGGAGAAGTCATTTTACTCTCAAGCCTCTGATCTTGGAATAGAGATGGCTCGAGAATGTCGTGCCTTGTCTCCTGAAACTTATATTGTGGAGGAAACTAGACAGTTTGACGCTGCTAGTGGAAGTGAGACCCCAGCTCAACCTTCAACTACTGAAGAGGAAGCCCGTGACTCTGCAAAGGATGTATCTGGAAAGATTGCCGATTCGGCTATTCCTGCACCTGTTCAACAGACGACAGCATcaaattcaaaaggaaaaaaacaaaaggggaagaaCAATCAAGGATCTGGCCTATCGTCCCCATCACCCTTCAATTCCACTGATTCTTCCAATGAAGCCGGTGCAAGTTCAACTATTCCCTCTGTAGAAACTGTATATTCGCAAATTCAGGCAATGCAAGAGTCGATAAATCAG CTCATGAGTATGCAGAAAGATGTGCAAAAGCAGATGAATATGATGGTTGCTGTCCCTGTTACCAAAGAGGGCAGAAGACTTGAGGCAGCCTTGGGGAAAAACACAGAGAAAGCTGTCAAGGCCAATGCCGATGCACTCTGGGCTCGTCTTCAAGAAGAGAatgcaaaacaagaaaagtCATCACGTGACCGCACACAGCAAATTGCAAATCTGATTACTAGTTGTTTGAACAAGGACTTGCCAGCTATAGTGGAGAAGGCTGTCAAAAAGGAATTAGGTGCTGTTGGTCAAGCTGTAGGAAGGACAATTACTCCCAGTATTGAGAAAGCAGTATCTACTGCTATTACAGAAGCTTTCCAG AAAGGAGTTGCTGATAAAGCAGTTAATCAACTCGAGAAGTCAGTCAATTCTAAACTAGAAGCTACTGTTGCTCGGCAAATCCAGACACAATTTCAGACTTCTGGAAAGCAAGCTCTCCAA GAAACTCTCAAATCGAGTTTGGAAGCTTCAGTTATCCCAGCCTTTGAGATATCTTGCAGGTCCATGTTTGAACAAGTTGATGCTACATTCCAAAAAGGAATGGGTGAGCATGCAACTGCAGCATTGCAACAATTTGATTCATCACATTCTCCCTTGGCACTTGCTTTAAGG GATGCTATTAGTTCAGCATCATCAATGACTCAAACTCTGAGCAGTGAGTTGGCTGATGGTCACAGAAAGTTGTTAGCTCTCGCTGTTGCGGGAGCAAATTCAAAAGTTACCAATCCACTTGTTAGTCAGCTCAGCAATGGTCCATTGGCTGGTCTACATGAAAAG CTTGAGGCACCGTTGGATCCTACTAAAGAGCTTTCTAGGCTTATAACTGAACGTAAATATGAGGAGGCTTTCACTGCAGCCCTGCAGAGAAGTGATGTTTTTATTGTTTCGTGGCTGTGCTCCCAG GTTGACTTGCAGGGGATCTTGTCCATGAATCCTCTACCCTTGAGCCAAGGGGTTCTCCTTTCTCTTTTACAGCAGATATCATGTGATGTCAGCAAGGAGACGCCAAGAAAATTGTCCTGGATGAGGGATATATTATCTGCCATAAATCCTACTGACCAAGTGATTGCAGTTCATGTGCGTCCTATCTTTGAGCAGGTTTACCAAATATTAAACCATCATCGCAGCCTTCCATCAACTTCAGGTGCTGATCTTTCCAGTATCCGTCTAATTATGCATGTCATCAACTCCATGCTGATGACCTGTAAATGA
- the LOC113772124 gene encoding DNA damage-inducible protein 1 — protein MKITVMTADEQILTLDVDRDESVENLKALLEVETQVPLQQQQLLYNGTEMRNAEKLSGLGIGDGDLVMMVSNANALSSSRPTNDLGFNPDGSAVNPSAFQQHLRNDSNIMAQLFQNDPELAQVLLGNDLDRLQDLLRVRHRQRAELQRQQDEELALLHADPFDVEAQKRIEAAIRQKGIDENWAAALEQNPEGFARVVMLYVDMEVNGVPLKAFVDSGAQSTIISKSCAERCGLLRLLDTRYRGIAHGVGQSEILGRIHVAPIKIGNIFYPCSFLVLDAPNMEFLFGLDMLRKHQCMIDLKENVLRVGGGEVSVPFLHEKDIPSTFLDEGTQAKEASSSGAQASSGNKEKDNTPKRGPSGGSQGNLTQGQDFEAKVAKLVELGFGREAVIQALKFSDGNEEQAAAYLFGG, from the exons ATGAAGATCACCGTAATGACCGCCGACGAACAAATTCTCACCTTGGATGTCGATCGTGATGAATCC GTTGAGAACCTCAAAGCTCTACTGGAAGTCGAG ACACAAGTGCCGCTTCAGCAACAGCAGCTGTTATATAATGGGACGGAGATGAGGAATGCGGAGAAACTGAGTGGGCTTGGTATTGGTGATggagatttggtgatgatggTATCCAATGCCAATGCTTTGTCGTCATCTAG ACCTACAAATGATTTGGGCTTCAATCCAGATGGTTCTGCTGTCAACCCTTCAGCTTTCCAACAACACCTGCGAAATGACTCTAATATAATGGCCCAACTTTTTCAG AATGATCCAGAGTTGGCTCAAGTTCTTCTTGGAAATGATCTCGACCGCTTGCAAGATCTATTGCGTGTGCGTCATCGCCAGAGAGCTGAATTACAGCGTCAACAAGATGAGGAGTTG GCTCTCCTCCATGCTGATCCATTTGATGTGGAGGCTCAAAAGAGAATTGAAGCTGCCATTCGCCAGAAAGGTATTGATGAGAACTGGGCAGCTGCATTGGAACAAAATCCTGAAGGTTTTGCAAGGGTG GTCATGTTGTATGTTGACATGGAAGTAAATGGAGTACCTCTGAAG GCCTTTGTCGATAGTGGTGCTCAGTCTACAATTATCTCTAAAAGCTGTGCAGAACGCTGTGG GTTGTTGAGGCTTTTAGATACACGGTACCGTGGCATTGCTCATGGAGTTGGTCAATCAGAGATACTTGGCCGTATACATGTTGCTCCAATCAAA ATCGGCAACATCTTTTACCCATGTTCCTTCCTGGTATTGGATGCACCTAATATGGAATTTCTTTTTGGATTGGATATGCTGCGTAAGCACCAG TGCATGATTGATCTGAAGGAGAACGTCTTGAGAGTTGGTGGAGGGGAGGTTTCCGTGCCATTTTTGCATG AAAAGGACATTCCGTCTACTTTTTTGGATGAAGGAACGCAAGCCAAAGAAGCTTCAAGTTCTGGGGCACAA GCCTCATCTGGTAATAAAGAGAAAGACAATACACCGAAGCGAGGTCCTTCAG GAGGTTCACAAGGCAACTTGACACAG GGACAGGATTTTGAAGCCAAAGTTGCAAAACTTGTCGAGCTGGGTTTTGGCAGAGAGGCAGTTATACAAGCTCTAAAGTTCTCTGATGGTAATGAAGAACAAGCAGCTGCATATCTTTTTGGGGGCtga
- the LOC113770135 gene encoding enhancer of mRNA-decapping protein 4-like isoform X2, whose translation MASPGNPNQPGGGPFDMHKFFKPSSPSSAAAAAAAVVPNPTSSTPTPPPSSSPNPQNPNNPNLISGPFPPPSASYPPPTGGAPGGAYSYAPQTSPFHHHPPPQFHHHHHHLPQFSNSGSNPQQLQPDPSSQFTSNLHQQRSMSFPTPPLQPPLSGPLHHQFPQNPGNNNNNVGNSSGSNATNQNPGARLMALLSAPPSTLEIPPQPAMPMPPIQPTNSGGSDFSNPQSLPMMGSGPNVGFPHPGPMRMPSSKLPKGRHLIGDHVVYDIDVRLPGEVQPQLEVTPITKYGSDPGLVLGRQIAVNKTYICYGLKLGAIRVLNINTALRSLLKGLAQRVTDMAFFAEDVHLLASASVDGRVYVWKITEGPDEEDKPQITGKIAIAVQFTGEGESVHPRVCWHCHKQEVLVVGIGRRILKIDTTKVGRGEAYSAEEPLKCPVDKLIDGVQLVGNHDGEITDLSMCQWMTTRLVSASVDGTIKIWEDRKMLPIAVLRPHDGQPVNSVTFLAAPHRPDHIILITGGPLNKEIKIWASASEEGWLLPSDSESWHCIQTLELKSSAEARIEEAFFNQVVALSQAGLLLLANAKKNAIYAVHLDYGPNPTATRMDYVAEFTVTMPILSFTGTSDLLPHGEQIVQVYCVQTQAIQQYALELSQCLPPPLDNAMLDKADSIVSRDALSNDGYVSSELSESRATEIPLSGSAPKLSIRDIGSENAAPVIHPVSSVSVESVTSQDFVASSMESKPVSLPAVTANADIASIPSPPLPLSPRLSRNLSGLRSPLKSLDPGSSFSDRGGDAKIIEYSVDRQLDAIHPTLSDVPSLDGESRNEESKVLRDDISTTLSHPVQFKHPTHLVTPSEILMANSSSEVNHINEQKSEGELNIQDVVINTDGRNVEVEVKVVGETRFSQNSDIGSHEELHNFVSENKEKSFYSQASDLGIEMARECRALSPETYIVEETRQFDAASGSETPAQPSTTEEEARDSAKDVSGKIADSAIPAPVQQTTASNSKGKKQKGKNNQGSGLSSPSPFNSTDSSNEAGASSTIPSVETVYSQIQAMQESINQLMSMQKDVQKQMNMMVAVPVTKEGRRLEAALGKNTEKAVKANADALWARLQEENAKQEKSSRDRTQQIANLITSCLNKDLPAIVEKAVKKELGAVGQAVGRTITPSIEKAVSTAITEAFQKGVADKAVNQLEKSVNSKLEATVARQIQTQFQTSGKQALQETLKSSLEASVIPAFEISCRSMFEQVDATFQKGMGEHATAALQQFDSSHSPLALALRDAISSASSMTQTLSSELADGHRKLLALAVAGANSKVTNPLVSQLSNGPLAGLHEKLEAPLDPTKELSRLITERKYEEAFTAALQRSDVFIVSWLCSQGILSMNPLPLSQGVLLSLLQQISCDVSKETPRKLSWMRDILSAINPTDQVIAVHVRPIFEQVYQILNHHRSLPSTSGADLSSIRLIMHVINSMLMTCK comes from the exons ATGGCTTCCCCTGGCAATCCAAATCAACCAGGTGGAGGACCATTTGATATGCATAAATTCTTCAAGCCCTCTTCACCGTcatctgctgctgctgctgctgctgctgttgtcCCCAACCCTACATCTTCTACTCCTActcctcctccttcttcttccCCCAATCCCCAAAACCCTAATAACCCTAATTTGATTTCTGGCCCATTCCCACCTCCTTCCGCCTCTTATCCACCTCCTACTGGTGGCGCCCCTGGTGGGGCCTACTCCTACGCTCCTCAGACCTCGCCTTTCCACCACCATCCTCCACCCCAAtttcaccaccaccaccaccatctTCCCCAATTTAGTAACAGTGGTTCTAATCCTCAACAACTTCAGCCGGATCCCTCCTCTCAGTTTACTAGTAATTTGCACCAGCAGAGGTCCATGTCCTTTCCTACACCCCCGCTTCAGCCTCCTCTTTCTGGCCCTCTCCATCACCAGTTCCCCCAAAATCCCggtaataataacaataatgttGGCAACAGCAGTGGGAGTAATGCCACTAACCAGAATCCAGGGGCGAGGCTGATGGCTTTGTTGAGTGCTCCGCCTTCTACCCTCGAAATCCCGCCACAACCAGCCATGCCAATGCCTCCCATTCAGCCTACTAACTCTGGGGGATCAGATTTTTCCAACCCCCAAAGTTTGCCCATGATGGGTTCTGGCCCGAATGTGGGTTTTCCCCATCCGGGGCCAATGCGGATGCCGAGCAGTAAGCTGCCAAAGGGGCGGCATTTGATAGGTGATCACGTGGTTTATGACATTGATGTTAGGTTGCCGGGTGAGGTGCAGCCTCAGCTCGAGGTTACTCCAATTACCAAGTATGGTTCAGACCCTGGTCTGGTTCTTGGAAGGCAGATTGCGGTGAATAAGACTTACATTTGCTATGGACTCAAATTAGGAGCTATTCGGGTTCTCAATATCAATACGGCATTGAGATCCTTACTTAAGGGCCTTGCCCAG AGGGTCACAGACATGGCTTTCTTTGCTGAGGATGTTCATCTTTTGGCTAG TGCAAGCGTAGATGGGCGTGTATATGTTTGGAAGATTACTGAAGGTCCAGATGAGGAAGACAAGCCCCAAATTACCGGAAAGATAGCTATTGCAGTTCAGTTCACCGGAGAAGGTGAATCCGTTCATCCACGAGTCTGTTGGCATTGTCATAAGCAA GAAGTTCTTGTTGTTGGCATTGGAAGGCGTATCCTGAAGATTGATACCACAAAGGTCGGAAGAGGAGAAGCATATTCAGCAGAAGAACCACTCAAATGTCCTGTTGATAAGCTGATTGATGGGGTACAACTTGTTGGGAACCATGATGGAGAAATAACCGATCTTTCAATGTGTCAGTGGATGACCACTCGTTTGGTGTCTGCTTCAGTGGATGGCACG ATAAAGATATGGGAAGATCGCAAGATGCTTCCAATTGCTGTGCTGCGGCCACATGATGGTCAGCCGGTTAACTCTGTTACATTCCTTGCTGCCCCACACCGTCCAGATCATATCATACTCATCACAGGG GGTCCCTTAAATAAGGAAATAAAGATATGGGCATCAGCAAGTGAAGAGGGCTGGTTGCTTCCCAGTGATTCTGAATCTTGGCATTGTATTCAGACTTTAGAGTTGAAAAGTTCAGCTGAAGCCCGTATCGAGGAGGCATTCTTTAATCAAGTTGTTGCATTGTCTCAAGCTGGTCTTCTCTTACTAgcaaatgccaaaaaaaatgCTATATATGCGGTGCACTTGGATTATGGTCCAAACCCAACAGCAACCCGAATGGATTATGTAGCAGAATTTACTGTCACCATGCCAATTTTGAGTTTTACTGGGACTAGTGATTTGCTACCTCATGGTGAACAGATTGTTCAGGTGTATTGCGTCCAGACACAAGCTATTCAGCAGTATGCTCTGGAATTATCCCAATGTTTACCACCCCCATTGGATAATGCAATGCTCGACAAAGCAGACTCTATTGTATCACGTGACGCTCTCAGTAATGATGGATATGTTTCTTCTGAGCTCTCTGAAAGCAGAGCAACCGAAATACCTTTATCTGGTTCTGCCCCAAAACTCTCCATACGAGACATTGGTTCTGAGAATGCTGCTCCTGTGATACATCCAGTCAGTTCAGTTTCTGTTGAGTCAGTTACCTCACAGGATTTTGTTGCTTCAAGTATGGAATCTAAACCAGTTTCTTTGCCAGCAGTAACTGCTAATGCTGATATTGCTTCCATCCCATCTCCTCCACTTCCTTTGAGTCCTAGGTTGTCTCGTAACCTATCTGGTTTAAGAAGTCCCTTGAAAAGCTTGGACCCAGGGTCCTCATTTAGCGATCGTGGTGGAGATGCAAAAATCATTGAGTATTCAGTTGACAGGCAATTGGATGCAATTCATCCAACTTTGTCTGATGTTCCTTCATTGGATGGTGAATCTAGAAACGAAGAAAGTAAGGTTCTGCGTGATGATATTTCCACTACTCTCAGTCATCCTGTTCAGTTCAAGCACCCCACTCATCTTGTGACACCTTCTGAGATATTGATGGCCAATTCTTCATCAGAAGTTAACCACATTAATGAGCAGAAAAGCGAGGGTGAATTAAATATTCAAGATGTAGTAATCAACACTGACGGGCGAAATGTCGAAGTGGAGGTTAAGGTTGTGGGTGAAACTAGATTTAGTCAGAATAGTGATATTGGTTCTCATGAAGAACTTCACAATTTTGTATCAGAAAACAAGGAGAAGTCATTTTACTCTCAAGCCTCTGATCTTGGAATAGAGATGGCTCGAGAATGTCGTGCCTTGTCTCCTGAAACTTATATTGTGGAGGAAACTAGACAGTTTGACGCTGCTAGTGGAAGTGAGACCCCAGCTCAACCTTCAACTACTGAAGAGGAAGCCCGTGACTCTGCAAAGGATGTATCTGGAAAGATTGCCGATTCGGCTATTCCTGCACCTGTTCAACAGACGACAGCATcaaattcaaaaggaaaaaaacaaaaggggaagaaCAATCAAGGATCTGGCCTATCGTCCCCATCACCCTTCAATTCCACTGATTCTTCCAATGAAGCCGGTGCAAGTTCAACTATTCCCTCTGTAGAAACTGTATATTCGCAAATTCAGGCAATGCAAGAGTCGATAAATCAG CTCATGAGTATGCAGAAAGATGTGCAAAAGCAGATGAATATGATGGTTGCTGTCCCTGTTACCAAAGAGGGCAGAAGACTTGAGGCAGCCTTGGGGAAAAACACAGAGAAAGCTGTCAAGGCCAATGCCGATGCACTCTGGGCTCGTCTTCAAGAAGAGAatgcaaaacaagaaaagtCATCACGTGACCGCACACAGCAAATTGCAAATCTGATTACTAGTTGTTTGAACAAGGACTTGCCAGCTATAGTGGAGAAGGCTGTCAAAAAGGAATTAGGTGCTGTTGGTCAAGCTGTAGGAAGGACAATTACTCCCAGTATTGAGAAAGCAGTATCTACTGCTATTACAGAAGCTTTCCAG AAAGGAGTTGCTGATAAAGCAGTTAATCAACTCGAGAAGTCAGTCAATTCTAAACTAGAAGCTACTGTTGCTCGGCAAATCCAGACACAATTTCAGACTTCTGGAAAGCAAGCTCTCCAA GAAACTCTCAAATCGAGTTTGGAAGCTTCAGTTATCCCAGCCTTTGAGATATCTTGCAGGTCCATGTTTGAACAAGTTGATGCTACATTCCAAAAAGGAATGGGTGAGCATGCAACTGCAGCATTGCAACAATTTGATTCATCACATTCTCCCTTGGCACTTGCTTTAAGG GATGCTATTAGTTCAGCATCATCAATGACTCAAACTCTGAGCAGTGAGTTGGCTGATGGTCACAGAAAGTTGTTAGCTCTCGCTGTTGCGGGAGCAAATTCAAAAGTTACCAATCCACTTGTTAGTCAGCTCAGCAATGGTCCATTGGCTGGTCTACATGAAAAG CTTGAGGCACCGTTGGATCCTACTAAAGAGCTTTCTAGGCTTATAACTGAACGTAAATATGAGGAGGCTTTCACTGCAGCCCTGCAGAGAAGTGATGTTTTTATTGTTTCGTGGCTGTGCTCCCAG GGGATCTTGTCCATGAATCCTCTACCCTTGAGCCAAGGGGTTCTCCTTTCTCTTTTACAGCAGATATCATGTGATGTCAGCAAGGAGACGCCAAGAAAATTGTCCTGGATGAGGGATATATTATCTGCCATAAATCCTACTGACCAAGTGATTGCAGTTCATGTGCGTCCTATCTTTGAGCAGGTTTACCAAATATTAAACCATCATCGCAGCCTTCCATCAACTTCAGGTGCTGATCTTTCCAGTATCCGTCTAATTATGCATGTCATCAACTCCATGCTGATGACCTGTAAATGA